In Paenibacillus sp. G2S3, a single window of DNA contains:
- a CDS encoding DUF2768 family protein has protein sequence MDPMTKMWLSLIAMLIMGLSVFLITFARSKTKGLLKALLSILAFVIMLVGLLGGVVSIM, from the coding sequence TTGGATCCGATGACAAAAATGTGGTTGTCCCTGATTGCAATGCTGATTATGGGGCTGTCTGTATTTCTAATAACTTTTGCTCGGAGCAAAACAAAGGGACTGCTTAAAGCACTGCTATCTATCCTTGCGTTTGTCATTATGTTAGTGGGCCTATTGGGCGGCGTTGTTTCGATTATGTAA
- the der gene encoding ribosome biogenesis GTPase Der, with translation MARPVVAIVGRPNVGKSTIFNRLIGDRLAIVEDKPGITRDRIYGISDWNGKSFSVIDTGGIEIDGDDTILKSIRVQAELAIEEADVIVFMCEAKSGVTNSDEEVAQILFRSGKPIVLAINKVDNMKRADDIYEFYSLGFGDPIGISGSHGTGLGDLLDAVVERLPEKIDDEYDDDVIRVALIGRPNVGKSSLVNAILGEERVIVSDIAGTTRDAIDTPFERDGQRYVLIDTAGMRKKGKVYENIEKYSVMRAMRAIERADVVLVVINGEEGIIDQDKHIAGYAHEAGKASIFVVNKWDAIEKDDKTMQNFETKIRDHFLFMSYAPVVFLSALTKQRLQKLLPVVQHVSQQHALRITTHLVNDVVSDAIAINPPPTDKGRRLRINYVTQVAVKPPTIVVFVNDPSLMHFSYERYLENKIRAAFNFEGTPIRLFTRRKSENEG, from the coding sequence ATGGCAAGACCCGTTGTGGCAATCGTTGGAAGGCCTAACGTCGGGAAATCGACGATTTTTAATCGGCTGATAGGCGATAGATTGGCCATTGTAGAAGATAAGCCGGGGATTACACGTGACCGGATTTATGGTATTTCAGATTGGAACGGTAAGTCGTTCAGTGTGATTGATACCGGAGGTATTGAAATTGATGGAGATGACACGATTCTGAAATCAATCCGCGTTCAAGCGGAACTAGCGATTGAAGAAGCAGATGTTATTGTATTTATGTGTGAGGCGAAGAGTGGTGTGACGAATTCAGATGAAGAGGTAGCTCAGATTCTGTTCCGTTCAGGCAAACCGATCGTTCTTGCCATCAATAAAGTGGATAATATGAAGCGTGCAGATGATATTTATGAGTTCTATAGCCTAGGCTTTGGAGATCCAATCGGAATTTCCGGGAGTCATGGTACAGGACTCGGCGATTTATTGGACGCTGTAGTAGAACGTCTTCCAGAGAAAATAGATGATGAATACGATGACGACGTCATTCGTGTAGCCTTGATTGGCCGTCCGAATGTAGGTAAATCCTCTCTAGTTAACGCGATTCTGGGTGAAGAACGCGTTATCGTTAGTGATATTGCAGGTACTACTCGAGATGCTATTGACACACCTTTTGAACGTGATGGACAACGTTATGTGCTTATCGACACTGCAGGTATGCGCAAAAAAGGTAAGGTGTATGAGAACATTGAGAAATACAGTGTTATGCGTGCTATGCGTGCGATTGAACGGGCTGATGTGGTCCTCGTTGTAATTAACGGCGAAGAGGGCATCATCGATCAGGACAAGCATATTGCCGGTTATGCACATGAAGCTGGTAAGGCATCTATTTTTGTTGTGAACAAATGGGATGCTATTGAGAAAGACGACAAGACTATGCAGAACTTCGAGACTAAGATTCGTGATCATTTCTTGTTTATGAGTTACGCACCTGTTGTCTTCTTGTCGGCTTTAACTAAACAGCGCCTGCAAAAACTGCTACCTGTGGTGCAGCATGTATCACAACAGCATGCACTGCGCATTACTACGCATTTGGTAAACGATGTTGTATCGGATGCCATTGCGATTAACCCTCCTCCAACGGACAAAGGCCGTCGCTTACGTATTAACTACGTAACGCAGGTTGCGGTGAAGCCACCGACGATCGTGGTGTTCGTGAATGACCCATCGCTGATGCACTTCTCCTATGAACGTTACCTGGAGAATAAAATCCGTGCGGCGTTTAATTTCGAGGGAACGCCAATCCGTCTCTTTACACGGCGCAAATCCGAAAACGAAGGTTAG
- a CDS encoding 2Fe-2S iron-sulfur cluster-binding protein, with product MKSQNSVTVMFQPEGRKAVVNRGISLLEAARRAGVTITTRCGGKAGCLMCKVKIANEEATAVRPPGDIERRKLGTVLEEGVRLACQTAVWSDVTVQVPEDPLKAAVRRKLEAARRGEEDELW from the coding sequence ATGAAATCGCAAAATAGCGTCACCGTTATGTTTCAACCTGAAGGTCGAAAAGCTGTGGTGAATCGCGGTATCTCGTTACTGGAGGCAGCTCGTAGAGCCGGAGTAACGATCACCACTCGCTGTGGAGGCAAAGCAGGCTGTCTGATGTGCAAGGTTAAAATTGCGAATGAAGAGGCCACAGCAGTGAGACCTCCAGGGGATATTGAACGTCGTAAGCTTGGAACTGTGTTAGAAGAGGGAGTGCGTCTGGCCTGTCAGACTGCCGTATGGAGCGATGTGACCGTTCAGGTACCAGAAGATCCACTTAAGGCTGCTGTACGCCGTAAGCTTGAAGCTGCGCGGCGTGGGGAAGAAGATGAGCTGTGGTAG
- the plsY gene encoding glycerol-3-phosphate 1-O-acyltransferase PlsY encodes MALELLVIVVSYLLGSVSFSVLFAKLLKGIDIRQYGSGNAGATNTLRVLGKGPAISVLVLDVLKGVAAVWLGTWVGGWGTWVATLCGIAAIVGHNWPLYFRFRGGKGIATTIGVMATLCLWPALLAGVIAIGSIFITRYVSLGSLIFVALTPVFLLLTGFTQPVLWTSIIIAVFAFWRHRTNIVKIVEGRENKIGSKVKGGNRVV; translated from the coding sequence GTGGCGCTTGAACTTCTGGTTATCGTTGTAAGCTATTTGCTTGGTTCTGTCAGCTTTAGTGTGCTGTTCGCCAAGCTACTAAAGGGAATTGATATCCGTCAATATGGAAGCGGCAATGCGGGGGCTACCAATACACTACGTGTATTGGGGAAAGGTCCTGCGATATCCGTGCTAGTGCTGGATGTACTGAAGGGTGTTGCCGCTGTTTGGTTAGGAACTTGGGTAGGCGGCTGGGGTACCTGGGTTGCTACTCTTTGCGGAATCGCTGCCATTGTCGGACATAACTGGCCGCTTTACTTTCGTTTCCGTGGAGGAAAGGGCATCGCTACTACGATCGGCGTTATGGCCACATTGTGTTTATGGCCAGCGCTGCTCGCCGGTGTCATCGCCATAGGATCTATCTTTATTACTCGTTACGTGTCACTTGGCTCGTTAATTTTTGTCGCGCTGACACCAGTTTTTTTATTGTTGACAGGATTTACACAGCCTGTGCTCTGGACCAGTATTATCATCGCGGTTTTTGCCTTCTGGCGGCACCGGACGAATATTGTTAAGATTGTAGAGGGCCGTGAGAACAAGATAGGCTCAAAAGTAAAAGGAGGGAATCGTGTTGTCTGA
- a CDS encoding serine hydrolase domain-containing protein, which produces MIWTLAAALALTPLIPTSAMASSSVATVSSKTLEKLASEKAALFTEQYGITSVQYALIDNGVIKVSGQSGFNDAEGKIPLTKETIYVIGSTSKMFTASAVMKLVDEGKINLDTPVVQYITDFKMEDERYKKITPRMLLNHSSGFQGSTLTSAFLFDDPDTYVHDTLLEHLSTQRLKAEPGAFSVYCNDGFTLAEILVERVSKMTFTEFIQHNFAVPLGMNHTMTPQDKVDSSKFAGLYSPAYKGQLPTETTNAIGTGGIYSTAEDLVRFSQIFTGKRADVLSTKSVQVMEQEEYRKGFWPKDGDNSADYGLGWDSVRLFPFNDYGIKALVKGGDTQMYQSSLVVLPVQNMAAAVITSGGSSSINQLLASELLLQAMKEKGAIKEIKPDKSFGKPVKADMPKDLVKYAGYYSTLGDQWKVAIKDGELLLSGMTAPEQKFIYTTDGTFVDEEGSTKVNFVKESNGRTYLWMSQYISVPELGQLAYSEYKAEKLEVAALNKQTADAWAKREGKLYYPVSEKFSSITYMNMIRPTIQTSEGYFKGMKITGPNTARSQHQIPGIAGRDTFDTLFYAKEGIEYFNAAGTLYMSEDGVKPLYKGKSSITTIQADGYARWFSVPETAAGKKMVVKMPAKGAFTVYDETGALVNNTVISSNNEVVLPIKGYIVFAGNAGASFGIKLLK; this is translated from the coding sequence ATCATATGGACGCTTGCAGCGGCCTTAGCCCTGACCCCACTTATTCCTACAAGCGCGATGGCTTCCAGCAGCGTAGCTACGGTTTCTTCTAAGACGCTAGAGAAGCTCGCTTCTGAGAAAGCAGCGCTTTTTACTGAACAATATGGGATAACCAGCGTGCAGTATGCCTTGATCGACAATGGAGTGATCAAAGTATCGGGACAAAGTGGATTTAACGACGCAGAAGGAAAAATCCCTTTAACGAAGGAAACAATCTATGTTATTGGCTCTACGAGCAAAATGTTTACGGCGTCAGCGGTCATGAAACTAGTTGATGAAGGTAAGATCAATCTCGATACTCCCGTTGTACAATATATTACGGATTTCAAGATGGAAGATGAACGTTACAAAAAGATTACTCCGCGCATGTTGTTGAATCATTCATCCGGTTTTCAAGGTTCGACTTTAACTAGTGCATTTCTATTTGATGATCCAGATACGTACGTACACGATACGCTGCTAGAGCACTTGTCTACACAGAGATTAAAGGCAGAGCCCGGAGCTTTCTCTGTTTATTGCAACGATGGATTCACGCTGGCTGAGATTCTTGTAGAAAGAGTCAGTAAAATGACTTTCACAGAATTCATTCAACACAATTTTGCAGTACCTTTGGGTATGAACCATACCATGACGCCACAAGATAAGGTGGATTCAAGCAAATTTGCCGGTCTTTACTCTCCTGCATATAAGGGCCAGCTCCCAACGGAGACGACCAATGCTATTGGTACAGGCGGAATCTACTCTACGGCGGAGGATTTGGTCCGATTCTCGCAAATCTTTACTGGGAAGCGAGCAGATGTACTCTCAACCAAATCAGTACAGGTCATGGAGCAAGAAGAGTATAGAAAGGGATTTTGGCCCAAAGATGGGGATAATTCTGCTGACTACGGACTTGGTTGGGACAGTGTGCGATTATTCCCTTTTAACGATTATGGTATAAAAGCTCTTGTTAAAGGAGGAGATACACAGATGTATCAATCCTCCCTCGTCGTGCTTCCTGTACAGAATATGGCTGCAGCAGTCATTACCTCGGGCGGGAGCTCCTCAATTAATCAACTGCTGGCAAGTGAATTGCTCCTTCAGGCGATGAAAGAGAAGGGCGCAATTAAAGAAATCAAGCCGGATAAATCATTTGGCAAGCCAGTTAAGGCTGACATGCCAAAAGATCTTGTGAAATACGCAGGTTATTACAGTACTCTAGGCGATCAGTGGAAGGTAGCTATCAAGGACGGGGAACTCTTGTTATCAGGAATGACTGCTCCGGAACAAAAATTTATTTACACCACGGATGGAACTTTTGTTGATGAGGAAGGCAGCACAAAGGTTAATTTTGTAAAGGAAAGCAACGGACGGACTTATTTGTGGATGAGCCAGTATATTTCGGTTCCTGAATTAGGCCAGCTTGCGTATTCTGAATACAAGGCGGAGAAATTGGAAGTTGCAGCACTGAATAAACAAACCGCAGATGCGTGGGCAAAAAGAGAAGGTAAGTTATACTATCCAGTCAGCGAGAAATTCAGTTCCATCACCTATATGAACATGATTAGGCCAACAATACAGACAAGTGAAGGTTATTTCAAAGGTATGAAGATAACAGGTCCAAATACGGCTCGGAGCCAGCACCAAATTCCTGGCATCGCGGGCCGAGATACATTTGATACTCTTTTCTATGCCAAAGAGGGCATAGAGTACTTTAATGCGGCTGGAACCTTGTATATGAGTGAGGACGGAGTGAAGCCGCTCTATAAAGGCAAATCGTCGATAACTACGATACAAGCTGATGGTTATGCTAGATGGTTCAGTGTTCCCGAAACAGCGGCTGGAAAGAAAATGGTAGTTAAGATGCCGGCAAAAGGTGCTTTTACAGTATACGATGAAACGGGAGCCCTAGTGAATAACACGGTCATTAGTAGTAACAATGAGGTTGTACTACCTATTAAGGGCTATATTGTATTTGCCGGGAATGCCGGAGCTTCATTTGGTATTAAGCTACTGAAATAG
- a CDS encoding stage VI sporulation protein F: MSRDFSKDALNAINKKAGKNITESAVKKLASTVKPGTTQNEAQLRQLIKQVSSMAKVPVSEATVQEIINAVKKGGAGSGTMESLMKMMLKK; encoded by the coding sequence GTGAGCAGAGATTTTTCCAAGGATGCATTGAACGCCATTAACAAAAAGGCGGGCAAGAACATTACGGAAAGTGCCGTCAAAAAGCTAGCCAGTACGGTCAAGCCAGGAACTACGCAGAATGAAGCCCAGCTCCGCCAGTTAATTAAGCAGGTGTCATCGATGGCGAAAGTGCCGGTCAGTGAAGCTACTGTGCAGGAAATTATCAATGCCGTCAAAAAAGGCGGCGCAGGTTCCGGCACAATGGAGTCTTTAATGAAAATGATGCTTAAAAAATAG
- the mtrB gene encoding trp RNA-binding attenuation protein MtrB, which produces MTDKNTSENPLPTGSDYIVVKAKENGVQVIGLTRGTDTRFHHTEKLDKGEVLIAQFTDHTSAMKIRGKAEILTKHGQLESES; this is translated from the coding sequence ATGACGGATAAAAATACGAGCGAAAATCCGCTTCCGACAGGTAGCGATTATATTGTGGTTAAGGCCAAAGAGAATGGCGTTCAAGTTATTGGACTAACTAGAGGTACGGATACACGCTTTCATCATACAGAGAAGTTAGACAAGGGTGAGGTGTTGATTGCCCAATTTACCGATCATACCTCAGCGATGAAAATCCGCGGTAAAGCTGAAATTTTAACGAAACATGGACAATTGGAAAGTGAAAGCTGA
- a CDS encoding NAD(P)H-dependent glycerol-3-phosphate dehydrogenase, translated as MSDKVTVLVAGSWGTALASVLAANHSEVYLWTRNSDQAAEINGSHINNKYLPGISLPANIIATTDMETAVSGSKAVVIVAPSSGMRQVARSLKPFWKDEMLCVHATKGFETESKKRMSIVIAEELGCDEGQIVVLSGPSHAEEVVRLCPTTVVVASPDDKRTAEAQELFINNDFRVYTNRDQVGVELAGALKNIIALGAGLSDGLGFGDNAKAALLTRGLAEISRVGVELGANPLTFAGLAGIGDLVVTATSQHSRNWRAGFMLGQGKPLDEVLKSMGMVVEGIRTTEAAYAISIKLGVQMPITDQIYHVLFQGRSPRSAVEALMGRDRKPELEAISQETWEQWHS; from the coding sequence TTGTCTGATAAAGTAACCGTACTAGTAGCGGGGAGCTGGGGAACTGCGCTAGCGAGTGTGCTGGCTGCTAATCACTCGGAAGTTTATCTGTGGACACGTAACTCTGATCAAGCTGCCGAGATCAATGGCTCTCATATCAATAATAAGTATTTACCGGGAATTTCTCTGCCCGCAAATATCATTGCAACCACCGATATGGAGACAGCAGTTTCCGGTTCTAAAGCGGTTGTTATTGTTGCCCCATCTTCAGGTATGCGGCAGGTTGCTCGCAGTCTGAAGCCGTTCTGGAAGGATGAAATGCTATGCGTTCATGCTACGAAGGGCTTTGAGACTGAAAGCAAGAAACGGATGTCCATCGTTATTGCGGAGGAACTCGGCTGTGACGAAGGGCAGATTGTCGTTCTCTCCGGACCGAGTCATGCCGAGGAAGTAGTGCGCCTGTGTCCTACTACGGTTGTTGTGGCTTCACCTGATGATAAGCGTACCGCTGAAGCACAGGAATTGTTCATTAACAACGATTTTCGTGTATACACGAACCGCGATCAGGTAGGGGTAGAGCTTGCTGGTGCATTAAAGAATATTATTGCACTCGGTGCAGGTCTATCCGATGGTCTTGGGTTCGGGGATAACGCTAAGGCGGCGCTTCTGACACGTGGACTGGCCGAGATTTCTCGGGTGGGAGTCGAGCTTGGAGCGAATCCTTTGACCTTTGCAGGGCTTGCAGGCATTGGCGATCTTGTAGTGACTGCTACCAGCCAGCACAGCCGTAACTGGCGCGCAGGGTTCATGCTCGGGCAAGGGAAGCCACTGGATGAGGTGCTGAAGTCGATGGGAATGGTTGTCGAAGGCATTCGTACAACGGAGGCGGCTTATGCTATTTCCATTAAACTAGGTGTTCAGATGCCCATTACGGATCAAATTTATCATGTCCTTTTTCAAGGAAGAAGCCCACGTAGTGCAGTTGAAGCTTTGATGGGTCGCGATCGTAAGCCTGAGCTTGAGGCGATATCTCAGGAAACTTGGGAGCAGTGGCATTCCTGA
- the spoIVA gene encoding stage IV sporulation protein A — protein MEKVDIFKDIAERTGGDIYLGVVGAVRTGKSTFIKRFMETIVLPNITNEADRVRAVDELPQSAAGKTIMTTEPKFVPNNAVQIKVAEGLEVNVRLVDCVGYAVEGAKGYEDENGPRMISTPWFEEPIPFQEAAEIGTRKVIQEHSTLGVVVTTDGTIAEIPRNSYVDSEERVIAELKEVGKPFVLVINSTRPRSEEAQQLRNELAIKYDIPVMTLSAANMTEEDVTGVLREVLYEFPVHEVNVNLPSWVMVLGENHWLRSSYENSVRDTVKDIRRLRDVDRLVAQFTEYDFIDKAGLSGMNMGQGVAEIDLYAPEELYDQVLMEVVGVEIRGKDHLLQLMQEFSHAKREYDRFSEALEMVKTTGYGIAAPSLAEMALDEPELIRQGSRFGVRLKATAPSIHMIRVDVESEFSPIIGTEKQSEELVRYLMQDFENDPIKIWESDIFGRSLHSIVREGIQGKIAMMPDNARYKLQETLGRIINEGSGGLIAIIL, from the coding sequence TTGGAAAAAGTGGATATTTTCAAGGACATTGCCGAGCGTACCGGCGGAGACATTTATCTTGGCGTCGTCGGCGCGGTTCGCACGGGGAAATCGACATTTATCAAGCGCTTCATGGAAACAATTGTCCTGCCTAACATCACGAATGAGGCAGATCGAGTAAGAGCTGTGGATGAGCTTCCGCAAAGCGCAGCAGGCAAAACAATTATGACCACTGAACCTAAGTTCGTGCCTAACAACGCAGTCCAAATCAAGGTTGCGGAAGGGCTTGAGGTTAACGTTCGACTGGTAGACTGTGTGGGTTACGCTGTAGAAGGCGCTAAAGGCTACGAGGATGAGAATGGACCACGAATGATCTCTACACCTTGGTTTGAGGAGCCAATTCCTTTCCAGGAAGCGGCAGAGATTGGGACCCGTAAGGTCATCCAGGAGCATTCAACGCTAGGTGTTGTAGTAACAACAGATGGTACGATTGCAGAAATTCCGCGGAACTCGTACGTGGACTCTGAAGAGCGAGTCATTGCGGAGCTGAAGGAAGTGGGTAAGCCATTTGTACTGGTCATTAACTCCACTCGGCCACGCAGTGAGGAAGCACAGCAGCTCCGCAACGAGCTAGCCATCAAATACGATATCCCTGTCATGACGCTTAGCGCGGCAAACATGACCGAAGAGGATGTAACAGGTGTACTGCGTGAAGTATTGTACGAATTCCCAGTTCATGAAGTGAATGTGAACTTGCCAAGCTGGGTTATGGTGCTTGGAGAGAATCACTGGCTGCGTAGTAGCTATGAGAACTCCGTTCGCGATACGGTAAAAGACATTCGCCGCTTGCGGGATGTTGACCGCCTCGTAGCTCAGTTCACAGAGTATGATTTTATCGATAAAGCTGGCCTAAGTGGTATGAACATGGGTCAGGGTGTAGCAGAGATCGATCTGTATGCCCCAGAAGAGCTATATGATCAGGTTCTGATGGAGGTAGTAGGGGTTGAGATCCGCGGCAAGGATCACTTGCTCCAGCTGATGCAGGAATTCTCACATGCGAAAAGGGAGTACGATCGTTTCTCGGAAGCTTTAGAAATGGTCAAGACTACCGGTTATGGTATTGCTGCTCCTTCGTTGGCTGAAATGGCTCTCGATGAACCAGAGCTGATTCGTCAAGGCTCTCGCTTCGGGGTTCGCTTAAAGGCTACCGCACCATCTATTCATATGATTCGTGTTGATGTTGAATCTGAATTCTCACCAATCATTGGTACAGAGAAGCAAAGTGAAGAGTTGGTTCGCTATCTGATGCAGGATTTCGAGAATGACCCGATTAAGATTTGGGAATCCGATATTTTTGGGCGCTCCTTGCATTCCATTGTGAGGGAAGGTATTCAAGGCAAGATCGCAATGATGCCTGACAATGCGCGCTACAAATTGCAAGAAACGCTTGGTCGCATCATCAATGAAGGCTCAGGCGGACTTATTGCAATTATTCTCTAA
- the rpsA gene encoding 30S ribosomal protein S1 encodes MSEEIKNQEATENNETVEAVESAVTENNGAVEEVAAVNEEEVTNQADLEIISLKKGDTVKGTIVKIEDNQAYVSIGYKYDGVIPIRELSAVQLDNAAAAVEVGQEVECKVVSINDNKESLVLSKRAVDSEKSWEDLEKYFASQEAFEVTVADVVKGGLVADVGARGFIPASMVERHFVEDFSDYKGRTLRVKVKELDRENSKVILSAKEVLEEEFEANKLKIMAELSEGQIIEGTVQRLTQFGAFVDVGGVDGLVHVSEIAWNHVEKPSDVVSEGDKVRVKVLKVDPEKGKISLSIKAAAPGPWDSAAGEINIGDVVTGVVKRLVNFGAFVELLPGVEGLVHISQISHKHIATPHEVLKEGQEVQVKVLDFNPSEKRVSLSIKETEEAPAPTARPERSNSRDRAPKEVLNNPNVSLSNEGLSFTLAERFGDKLDKFKGNN; translated from the coding sequence ATGTCTGAAGAAATTAAAAATCAGGAAGCTACGGAGAATAATGAAACCGTAGAAGCGGTGGAATCCGCTGTGACAGAAAATAACGGAGCTGTTGAAGAAGTTGCTGCCGTTAACGAAGAAGAAGTGACTAACCAAGCTGACTTGGAAATCATTTCTTTGAAAAAAGGCGATACCGTGAAAGGAACAATCGTCAAAATCGAAGATAACCAAGCTTATGTAAGCATTGGATATAAATACGACGGCGTGATTCCGATTCGCGAATTGTCCGCAGTACAACTGGACAACGCTGCTGCAGCAGTAGAAGTTGGACAGGAAGTAGAATGTAAAGTGGTTAGCATCAACGACAACAAGGAAAGCCTTGTTCTTTCCAAACGTGCTGTTGATAGCGAAAAATCATGGGAAGATCTTGAGAAGTACTTTGCTTCCCAAGAAGCTTTCGAAGTTACAGTGGCTGACGTTGTTAAAGGCGGTCTAGTAGCTGATGTTGGAGCGCGTGGATTTATCCCAGCTTCCATGGTTGAGCGTCACTTCGTTGAAGATTTCAGCGATTACAAAGGCCGTACCCTGCGTGTTAAAGTGAAAGAACTTGACCGTGAGAACAGCAAAGTAATCCTGTCTGCTAAAGAAGTCCTTGAAGAAGAGTTCGAAGCTAACAAGCTCAAAATTATGGCTGAACTGTCTGAAGGTCAAATCATTGAAGGTACTGTACAACGTCTAACCCAATTCGGCGCATTTGTTGATGTTGGCGGAGTTGACGGTCTTGTACACGTATCCGAAATCGCTTGGAATCACGTAGAGAAACCTTCTGATGTTGTTTCCGAAGGTGATAAAGTACGTGTTAAAGTACTTAAGGTTGATCCTGAAAAAGGAAAAATTAGCTTGAGTATCAAAGCTGCTGCTCCAGGTCCTTGGGATTCTGCTGCTGGCGAAATCAACATCGGTGATGTTGTAACAGGCGTTGTAAAACGTCTTGTGAACTTCGGAGCATTCGTTGAATTGCTTCCAGGGGTGGAAGGTCTTGTGCACATTTCGCAAATCTCCCACAAACACATCGCTACTCCACACGAAGTATTGAAAGAAGGACAAGAAGTTCAAGTGAAAGTACTGGACTTCAATCCATCCGAGAAACGTGTTAGCTTGAGCATCAAAGAAACAGAAGAAGCTCCAGCACCTACTGCTAGACCTGAACGCAGCAACAGCAGAGACAGAGCTCCTAAAGAAGTATTGAACAACCCTAACGTTTCTTTGAGCAATGAAGGCCTTAGCTTTACACTTGCTGAACGTTTTGGTGACAAGTTGGACAAATTCAAAGGTAATAACTAA
- a CDS encoding heptaprenyl diphosphate synthase component 1 — MSMASEAEMKPYCIPQLAKPYTDYDMIQKHTDLPPFSDGRGHLLYIFLNHASSAKGSAGELYTLVTALVQLGLDTHEVIDRSNDRRGGDPMRSRQLKVLAGDYFSSWFYHLLAKSDQIEMIGILSKAIADFNVLKANLYVKMRGIRLSAEQYLRHMVQLNMRLFLSFTPMIENSLVELWEKLLAEFSQCETVALELLRSDDPANAGNGYCYWKMMETATEEERKQLQDLNLDQKEWKMLKMKYKCDSQLTDKLHQSLQSIQGLLQSVKDESLLRELEIALDRFLLQMKVSGQAAVEG, encoded by the coding sequence ATGTCAATGGCTTCGGAGGCTGAAATGAAACCGTACTGCATACCGCAACTGGCAAAACCCTACACCGACTACGACATGATTCAGAAGCATACGGATTTGCCGCCGTTTTCTGATGGCCGGGGTCATTTGTTATATATTTTTCTAAATCACGCTTCTTCTGCAAAAGGAAGTGCTGGAGAGTTGTACACGCTTGTGACAGCACTTGTACAACTAGGTCTGGACACTCATGAGGTCATTGACCGTTCGAATGATAGACGGGGTGGAGATCCTATGCGTTCCCGTCAACTGAAGGTACTAGCTGGTGATTACTTCAGTAGCTGGTTTTACCATTTGCTTGCAAAGAGTGATCAGATCGAGATGATTGGAATCTTGAGTAAGGCAATTGCAGATTTCAATGTCTTGAAAGCGAATCTCTACGTGAAGATGAGAGGCATACGCCTTTCGGCTGAACAATATTTGCGGCACATGGTACAGCTGAATATGCGGCTGTTCCTTTCTTTTACGCCTATGATTGAGAACTCCTTAGTGGAGCTGTGGGAGAAACTGCTGGCAGAATTCAGTCAGTGCGAGACCGTTGCTCTTGAGCTCCTCCGTAGTGATGATCCTGCGAATGCAGGGAATGGCTATTGCTATTGGAAGATGATGGAGACGGCGACGGAGGAAGAGCGCAAGCAGCTTCAAGACCTGAACCTTGATCAGAAGGAATGGAAGATGTTAAAAATGAAATATAAATGTGATTCTCAACTGACGGACAAGCTTCATCAATCGCTTCAGTCTATTCAGGGACTATTACAAAGCGTTAAAGACGAGAGTTTGCTTAGAGAGCTAGAAATCGCGCTAGATCGTTTTCTCCTGCAGATGAAGGTCTCAGGACAAGCAGCCGTGGAGGGTTAA
- a CDS encoding HU family DNA-binding protein produces the protein MNKSDLINVVTEATELPKKDATKAVDAVFEAITEALQSGDKVQLVGFGNFEVRERSARKGRNPQTGEEIEIPASKVPAFKPGKALKDGIK, from the coding sequence ATGAATAAATCTGATTTGATCAATGTAGTTACAGAAGCAACTGAACTTCCCAAGAAGGATGCTACTAAAGCTGTAGATGCGGTTTTCGAAGCAATTACAGAAGCGCTGCAAAGCGGTGATAAAGTACAACTGGTTGGATTCGGAAACTTTGAAGTGCGTGAACGTTCCGCACGTAAAGGCCGTAACCCACAAACTGGTGAAGAAATCGAAATTCCTGCAAGCAAGGTACCAGCATTCAAACCTGGTAAGGCGCTGAAAGACGGAATCAAATAA